The following are encoded together in the Gasterosteus aculeatus chromosome 7, fGasAcu3.hap1.1, whole genome shotgun sequence genome:
- the LOC120822255 gene encoding doublesex- and mab-3-related transcription factor A1: MSNHLERGTLKASCSRVSAAVERRRSLTERSFIPIGLYDFSQLVGPMESSVTPLGSPLGGLHVPPSLLRPPPLFFRGCNPVLERGYPRTPKCARCRNHGVVSALKGHKRFCRWRDCVCAKCTLIAERQRVMAAQVALRRQQAQEESEARELRFMYPGPGSAGDTGIRPASPVGPGGPAGQSSNPTAAGCDVFGAESQKEDNKLSKYSFYNGFMGRPLFAPDPARLPSPMDKKDLSPNKDITTSFSDDRASPSPVFDQHSDQVESPERSLSSSDPESGTESDKPKDCRSQSPNRDPTDIMAKIFPHQKRDTLESMVRTCKGDIVRSIELVLSSKENQMDSDSLSLSNHPSALWHSVGWPGVLGGLGNKSAFSPLHMPPPPPAAGGDGLYGLNPRLGVSPLRLAYSSANGGMASFMSPYMTSGLMPVFPMRPPLDSYSFPGMMSYLQSKESLCSSAGLYTRHNSEK; encoded by the exons ATGTCAAACCACCTGGAGAGAGGGACACTTAAGGCGTCTTGCTCCAGGGTGTCAGCGGCAGTAGAGAGACGCCGGTCCCTCACAGAGAGATCGTTCATTCCCATCGGACTGTACGACTTTTCGCAACTTGTCGGGCCGATGGAGAGCAGCGTCACACCGCTCGGCTCGCCGCTCGGAGGCCTCCAcgtgcctccttccctcctgcgCCCTCCGCCTCTCTTCTTCCGCGGCTGCAATCCCGTCCTGGAGAGGGGATACCCGCGCACGCCGAAGTGCGCCCGATGCAGGAACCACGGCGTGGTGTCCGCGCTCAAGGGCCACAAGCGCTTCTGCCGCTGGAGAGACTGCGTGTGCGCAAAGTGCACGCTGATAGCGGAGCGGCAGCGGGTGATGGCCGCGCAGGTGGCGCTGAGGAGGCAGCAGGcgcaggaggagagcgaggcccGGGAGCTTCGGTTCATGTACCCCGGCCCCGGGTCTGCAGGGGACACGGGGATCCGTCCGGCGTCACCAGTAGGCCCCGGGGGGCCAGCGGGCCAAAGCAGTAACCCGACGGCTGCCGGCTGTGATGTTTTTGGAGCGGAAAGCCAGAAAGAAG ATAACAAACTTAGCAAGTACAGCTTTTACAACGGATTTATGGGCCGACCCCTCTTTGCACCCGACCCCGCACGGCTGCCCTCCCCAATGGACAAGAAAGATCTGTCTCCAAACAAGGACatcaccacttcattcagtgatGACCGCGCAAGTCCATCCCCAGTGTTCGACCAGCACTCAGACCAAGTAGAGAGTCCGGAGAGGTCGCTCTCCTCGTCGGATCCAGAGTCAGGCACCGAGTCGGACAAACCCAAGGACTGCCGGAGCCAGAGCCCGAACCGGGACCCCACCGATATAATGGCCAAGATCTTCCCCCACCAGAAACGGGACACTCTGGAGTCTATGGTGAGAACGTGCAAAGGTGACATTGTCAGGTCCATTGAGCTGGTGCTGAGCTCCAAAGAGAACCAAATGGACTCTGATAGCTTGTCTCTGTCCAATCACCCGAGCGCACTCTGGCATTCTGTTGGATGGCCTGGAGTGCTCGGTGGTCTGGGGAACAAGTCGGCCTTCTCCCCGCTCCacatgccgccgccgccgccggccgccGGGGGAGACGGTCTGTACGGGCTTAACCCCCGCCTGGGCGTCAGCCCTCTACGGCTGGCGTATTCCTCAGCAAACGGTGGGATGGCCAGTTTTATGTCACCGTACATGACATCCGGACTGATGCCAGTGTTTCCAATGCGTCCACCCTTGGACTCCTATTCATTCCCGGGCATGATGTCATACCTTCAGAGCAAGGAGTCCCTGTGCAGTAGTGCAGGTCTTTACACAAGACATAACAGTGAGAAATGA